The following are encoded together in the Pedobacter steynii genome:
- a CDS encoding DUF3995 domain-containing protein, with product MIFALVAINTLIFIFLSFLHIYWVCGGTWALKNAIPVRTSEEQAIKPGKFGTVIVAAGLALFAFITLANIGIVDHLIDRRYIHIATYVIAGIFGLRAIGDFKYIGLMKSIKGTSFAKEDTRTYVPLCLVLSLFSLSIPLMTCGQ from the coding sequence ATGATATTTGCACTAGTCGCCATTAATACCTTAATATTTATTTTTCTTTCTTTCTTACACATTTACTGGGTTTGCGGTGGAACCTGGGCCTTAAAAAATGCCATACCAGTCAGAACCAGCGAAGAGCAGGCCATAAAACCCGGCAAATTCGGAACCGTTATCGTAGCAGCGGGGTTGGCTTTATTTGCATTTATTACACTCGCTAATATTGGAATCGTTGACCACCTGATCGACAGAAGATACATACACATTGCAACTTATGTAATTGCAGGAATATTTGGCCTTCGCGCAATCGGGGATTTCAAATATATTGGATTGATGAAAAGCATTAAGGGGACCAGTTTTGCAAAAGAAGACACCAGAACTTATGTACCACTTTGCCTGGTGCTTTCCCTGTTCAGTTTATCTATTCCCCTCATGACCTGCGGGCAGTAG